In a genomic window of Infirmifilum sp. NZ:
- a CDS encoding PTS transporter subunit IIC produces EGIIKALLDILSTPAFTVSLVALAGLIALRKKPHEVFTGFMRTFIALLIVVGGAVTIVNALNPLTSLLVTAFGFKGVFTLEEVTTASAMAKGLGFEIGSIFGIGFILHLIIVRILAPKTPFKHIYLTGHVMWTMAGAIALVLYNYGIIGMSSAIIGSILLAIYLTIAPVMVWPFVRKITDGQWNIGHTQDFGLMIFGGLIPRFINKITGGKAAKMEAEGLKLPEELAFLKQPGIISGIIMLVVFLVPTIYLGPTVVEEKFSGGTNYIVWAIIQALTFAAGIEILLFGVRTFLGEIIPAFKGISEKLIPGAIAALDVPTIYPFRPVALTLGVIVHVVVVPLATILQATLGSPLVILPNAVYMFFVGATTGILADKEGGIPGVIIGSILSAFWYMFLPIWAYPFLGVEKLGLSGLSMSADCGIWAIIYGVILKVLLGK; encoded by the coding sequence GAAGGAATAATTAAGGCTTTGCTGGATATCTTATCAACGCCTGCATTTACAGTATCACTAGTAGCGCTTGCAGGCCTTATTGCACTTAGGAAGAAGCCACACGAAGTGTTCACGGGTTTTATGCGAACTTTCATAGCATTGCTTATTGTCGTGGGAGGAGCAGTAACTATAGTTAATGCACTAAATCCTCTTACGAGCTTGCTCGTTACCGCATTTGGTTTTAAAGGAGTTTTTACTTTAGAAGAGGTTACAACAGCTTCTGCTATGGCTAAAGGATTGGGTTTTGAGATAGGATCCATATTCGGTATAGGATTCATACTTCATCTCATAATTGTGAGAATACTTGCGCCTAAAACTCCATTCAAGCACATTTACTTGACAGGACATGTCATGTGGACTATGGCAGGTGCTATAGCTCTAGTGCTTTACAATTATGGCATAATTGGCATGAGCTCTGCTATTATCGGCTCAATACTTCTCGCTATTTATCTCACGATCGCACCTGTTATGGTTTGGCCTTTTGTGCGCAAAATAACAGATGGGCAATGGAACATTGGTCACACTCAGGACTTTGGATTAATGATATTTGGCGGTTTGATACCGAGGTTTATAAATAAGATAACTGGTGGCAAGGCAGCTAAAATGGAGGCTGAAGGGTTAAAATTGCCAGAAGAATTGGCATTTTTAAAGCAACCAGGAATAATTTCAGGGATAATAATGCTTGTGGTTTTTCTTGTTCCTACAATCTATCTAGGACCGACTGTAGTTGAGGAGAAATTTAGCGGTGGAACAAATTATATCGTTTGGGCTATTATTCAGGCACTAACCTTCGCGGCAGGTATAGAGATCCTGTTATTCGGTGTTAGAACATTTCTAGGTGAGATAATACCTGCCTTTAAGGGTATAAGTGAAAAATTGATACCTGGGGCTATTGCGGCCTTAGATGTACCTACCATTTATCCGTTCAGGCCTGTTGCTCTAACTTTGGGTGTAATAGTCCATGTCGTAGTGGTTCCTCTGGCTACTATACTGCAAGCAACACTTGGATCTCCGCTGGTTATATTGCCAAATGCTGTCTACATGTTCTTCGTGGGTGCTACAACTGGTATCCTAGCTGATAAGGAAGGCGGTATACCAGGCGTAATAATCGGGAGCATATTATCCGCCTTTTGGTACATGTTCTTACCTATATGGGCATATCCATTCCTAGGCGTAGAGAAGCTGGGTTTATCGGGACTGAGCATGAGTGCGGACTGCGGTATCTGGGCAATAATATACGGAGTAATACTAAAAGTTTTACTAGGAAAATAA
- a CDS encoding MFS transporter, translated as MQRRYKWFVVLFFFAFLTVHEADRFIISAVAPQVKEEFNVTYGQLGLVFSLTVLVAAVLYPVWGYLYDRYSRKILAGLAALIWGFTTIFNALSRTFSQFFATRLATGIDDAAPPGIYSLVADYFEPYDRGKAMGLLNATGPLGAIIGSILALSLVGAGMSWRSAFFITGPIGVVIGILTILLVKDVPRGSSEPELEGLLVEDIYKARLSDLSKLLRIRSLLLLYLQGFWGVFPWNAITFWIITYMEVERGFTPDFVMVVMVLWLVAMTAGNIVAGYLGDRLFRVTKRGRALLGAVVVLFSAILIYLTMNATATEEFLIFGLLTAFEIPMAGPNVVAMITDVTEPELRASATGYLRFFENIGSAVSPALTGFMAEGLSLGAAITIVSASTWLLCFVFFTLLAIVIPKDIDRLRRIIRERADQLKR; from the coding sequence ATGCAGAGGCGTTACAAGTGGTTCGTGGTGCTGTTCTTCTTCGCCTTTCTCACAGTACACGAGGCAGACCGCTTCATAATATCGGCGGTCGCCCCTCAGGTCAAGGAAGAGTTCAACGTGACCTACGGGCAGCTAGGCCTGGTGTTCTCGCTCACTGTTCTCGTAGCGGCTGTGCTGTACCCGGTCTGGGGTTACCTCTACGACAGGTACTCGAGGAAGATTCTCGCCGGCCTCGCCGCGCTAATCTGGGGTTTCACAACAATCTTTAACGCGCTCAGCAGGACGTTCAGCCAGTTCTTCGCCACGAGGCTTGCAACCGGCATAGACGACGCGGCGCCGCCGGGCATATACAGCCTAGTTGCGGACTACTTCGAGCCCTACGACAGGGGCAAGGCCATGGGGCTCTTGAACGCGACAGGGCCCCTTGGAGCGATAATCGGCTCGATACTGGCGTTGAGCCTGGTTGGGGCGGGGATGTCTTGGAGAAGCGCTTTCTTCATAACAGGGCCCATAGGAGTGGTCATCGGGATCCTCACGATACTTCTGGTGAAGGACGTCCCTCGCGGAAGCTCGGAGCCTGAGCTGGAGGGGTTGCTCGTGGAGGATATCTACAAGGCTAGGCTCTCCGACCTTTCGAAGCTGCTGCGTATCAGGTCGCTGCTCCTCCTATACCTGCAGGGGTTCTGGGGAGTTTTTCCGTGGAACGCGATAACATTCTGGATAATCACTTACATGGAAGTTGAGAGGGGCTTCACACCGGACTTCGTCATGGTGGTGATGGTCCTGTGGCTTGTGGCTATGACCGCTGGGAACATCGTCGCCGGCTACCTGGGAGACCGGCTCTTCAGGGTTACGAAGCGGGGAAGAGCGCTCCTCGGCGCGGTCGTTGTCCTGTTTTCGGCTATCCTGATATACCTGACCATGAACGCCACGGCGACCGAGGAGTTCCTCATATTCGGCTTGCTGACGGCTTTCGAGATACCTATGGCTGGACCAAACGTTGTTGCCATGATAACCGACGTAACCGAGCCCGAGCTGAGGGCCAGCGCTACGGGCTACCTCAGGTTCTTCGAGAACATAGGGAGCGCGGTTTCCCCGGCTCTAACGGGCTTCATGGCGGAAGGGCTCTCGCTGGGGGCAGCTATAACGATCGTGAGCGCGTCGACGTGGCTCCTGTGCTTCGTCTTCTTCACCCTGCTAGCCATCGTGATACCCAAGGACATAGACAGGCTTCGGAGAATCATAAGGGAGAGGGCCGACCAGCTGAAGAGGTGA
- a CDS encoding PTS sugar transporter subunit IIB, with product MKIAAVCGMGMGTVFLIKMNVEEVLRELNVPAEVIATNISSLSIGHDTDIIVASVDFEKLLTDKPVRKVFLKNLLDKNELRAKLSVVLKEMGYLKT from the coding sequence TTGAAAATCGCTGCAGTCTGCGGAATGGGTATGGGCACTGTTTTCCTAATTAAGATGAACGTAGAAGAGGTGCTGAGGGAACTTAATGTGCCAGCCGAAGTCATAGCAACCAATATATCAAGCCTAAGTATAGGACACGACACTGATATTATTGTTGCTAGTGTTGATTTTGAGAAGCTCTTAACCGATAAACCTGTCAGAAAAGTATTCCTAAAAAACTTGCTTGACAAGAACGAGCTGAGAGCAAAATTATCTGTCGTTTTGAAAGAGAT
- a CDS encoding ABC transporter ATP-binding protein, which produces MLVAEVKDLYWRYRGSKEPALRGITLEVRDGEFLAITGPSGSGKTTLILALTGIVPQRIPGEFSGKAQVLGRDTATIDVSELARDISVVFEDPEIQFVMSTVEDEIVLGLEPLGLDEGEVKERLRWALGLVGLDESFLQRTPNQLSGGEKQRVAIASAVARMPRLLLLDEPTSDLDPAGKEEVVSAIRRLRDEYRATIVMVEHEPELIEEFADRLVVIDGGRVVLEGSPSEVYELGEAAKRHAAYPPEHVELAERLKVSPPRLDALIKAAREGAVSIQPICDSVPPLSYQREVVASVRDVWFSYTKGIDVLRGVSLELRAGELVALMGPNGSGKTTLSKIIAGLLKPRRGTVIVDGVSIDKYTRLELAAKVAYIYQNPQHQIFNQTVWDEVSFGWRIRGVPEEVYSERVREALELFGLSGLEGEHPFFLSKGEKRRLAIASVYTLEPKLLIVDEPTTGQDRRLSEQLMATFKSFAERGKSVLVVTHNVNLALKYADRLVVMVSGRVVADGHPKVVLSDDSVVREARLRQPAEIRVCKEAGLSPLPGYTHRPP; this is translated from the coding sequence ATGCTCGTAGCGGAGGTTAAGGATCTCTACTGGAGGTACCGAGGCTCGAAGGAGCCAGCTCTGAGAGGCATTACCCTAGAGGTTAGGGATGGAGAGTTCCTGGCTATCACCGGGCCGAGCGGCTCTGGGAAAACCACTCTGATCCTAGCCCTCACGGGCATAGTCCCCCAAAGGATACCGGGCGAGTTCAGCGGCAAAGCACAGGTTCTCGGACGCGACACTGCGACGATTGACGTTTCCGAGCTGGCGAGGGACATCAGCGTAGTGTTCGAGGACCCCGAGATTCAGTTCGTGATGAGCACAGTTGAGGACGAGATAGTCCTAGGGTTAGAGCCCCTCGGTCTGGACGAGGGTGAGGTGAAGGAAAGGCTGCGCTGGGCCCTGGGCCTCGTAGGACTGGACGAGTCTTTTCTGCAGCGCACTCCGAACCAGCTGTCGGGGGGTGAGAAGCAGCGCGTAGCTATAGCTTCAGCTGTCGCCAGAATGCCGAGGCTACTGCTCCTCGACGAGCCGACCTCCGACCTAGACCCAGCAGGCAAGGAGGAGGTGGTCTCGGCCATCAGGAGGCTGAGGGACGAGTACAGGGCCACCATCGTCATGGTGGAGCACGAGCCCGAGCTGATCGAGGAGTTCGCTGACAGGCTGGTGGTGATCGATGGCGGAAGGGTGGTGCTGGAGGGTAGCCCGAGCGAGGTATACGAGCTGGGTGAAGCCGCGAAGCGGCACGCTGCCTACCCCCCTGAGCACGTTGAGCTGGCGGAGAGGCTGAAGGTCAGCCCCCCGCGGCTCGACGCGCTCATAAAGGCGGCGCGAGAAGGAGCGGTGAGCATCCAACCTATCTGCGACTCCGTACCCCCCTTGAGCTATCAGAGAGAGGTCGTGGCCTCGGTCAGGGACGTCTGGTTCTCCTACACGAAGGGTATTGACGTCCTCAGGGGGGTCAGCCTCGAGCTACGCGCGGGCGAGCTAGTCGCCCTCATGGGCCCGAACGGGAGCGGCAAAACTACGCTCTCGAAGATCATCGCAGGCCTCCTGAAGCCCAGGAGAGGAACCGTCATCGTCGACGGGGTTAGCATCGACAAATACACGCGCCTAGAGCTTGCGGCGAAGGTCGCCTACATCTACCAGAACCCGCAGCACCAGATTTTCAACCAAACCGTGTGGGACGAGGTCTCGTTCGGGTGGAGGATCCGGGGCGTGCCCGAAGAGGTCTACTCGGAGAGGGTTCGGGAGGCGTTGGAGCTCTTCGGGCTTAGTGGGCTTGAAGGCGAGCACCCCTTCTTCCTCAGCAAGGGTGAGAAAAGGAGGCTCGCGATAGCCAGCGTATACACACTGGAGCCCAAGCTCCTAATAGTCGACGAGCCGACAACGGGGCAAGATAGGAGGCTCAGCGAGCAGCTGATGGCCACCTTCAAGTCCTTCGCGGAGCGCGGTAAATCTGTTCTCGTAGTGACTCACAACGTGAACCTAGCGCTGAAGTACGCTGACAGGCTTGTAGTTATGGTCTCTGGCAGGGTTGTTGCTGACGGGCACCCAAAGGTGGTGCTGAGCGACGACTCCGTGGTCAGAGAGGCGAGGCTGAGGCAGCCCGCTGAAATAAGGGTGTGCAAGGAGGCCGGCCTCAGCCCTCTTCCGGGGTACACGCATCGACCTCCATAG
- a CDS encoding energy-coupling factor transporter transmembrane component T family protein, whose amino-acid sequence MPTILEELVGVRANPTVYSKLDGSVKILVPLFLSLDVIFVRDLLSASLLVLVSLGFAILAGVPLRFLKSYMLLVSSLSVFIVLSFVLFTQVPGKPLFSATLLSLRAERGVWEWRLVVTDAALAKAAFFIARILAMILVATIFVATVSDRDVVWGLRRLGLPAGLAVSASLFFRGLSFFVSDFYTVREAMMARGVDFERTSLARRFLLYANALIPLLSLMVTRSLEISLALESRGIAPSTRFTTRYHRRGLTRLDLAILAVAVTATVLFAWWSLCS is encoded by the coding sequence ATGCCAACCATACTCGAGGAGCTAGTAGGAGTGAGAGCGAACCCCACGGTCTACAGCAAGCTAGACGGCTCTGTGAAGATACTGGTACCGCTTTTTCTATCCCTTGACGTCATCTTCGTGCGGGACCTACTCTCAGCTTCTCTCCTAGTTCTGGTATCGCTGGGGTTCGCTATTCTAGCCGGTGTTCCGTTAAGGTTCCTGAAGTCCTACATGCTCCTAGTCTCCAGCCTTTCAGTCTTCATCGTCCTCTCATTCGTCCTCTTCACTCAGGTCCCCGGAAAACCGCTGTTCTCGGCTACCCTGCTGAGCCTGAGGGCGGAAAGAGGGGTCTGGGAGTGGAGGCTCGTGGTCACCGACGCTGCTCTAGCTAAAGCCGCCTTCTTCATCGCCCGCATTCTCGCGATGATCCTCGTAGCGACAATATTCGTGGCAACGGTCTCGGACAGGGATGTTGTGTGGGGTCTCCGCCGCCTCGGCCTGCCGGCGGGGCTAGCGGTCTCCGCGTCTCTCTTCTTCAGGGGTCTGAGCTTCTTTGTCTCCGACTTCTACACCGTTCGGGAGGCAATGATGGCTAGGGGCGTTGACTTCGAGAGGACTAGCCTGGCGAGGCGATTCCTGCTTTACGCCAACGCGCTGATCCCCCTGCTTTCACTGATGGTGACCAGGAGCCTGGAGATATCGCTGGCCCTAGAGTCCAGGGGCATCGCCCCCTCCACGAGGTTCACCACAAGGTACCATCGCCGCGGGTTAACGCGGTTGGACTTAGCAATCCTCGCCGTAGCTGTAACCGCTACGGTGTTATTCGCGTGGTGGTCCCTATGCTCGTAG
- a CDS encoding DUF2139 domain-containing protein — MKNVHTFPPRYGPEWGSGGVFGLKYYKGVLYFTVAFEAEAHFIRDNCEKVYRFEQVGSLPTSGGDTYNAVDVADDSIYFGGWVHAPARYAGRVGRGGLIYFYDKFSHVHEYSVSEGRVRLLWKEGIGHESEWAGEVSNIIFDPVNDRLLLSRADGHRNLGVYALPRRGGRAEKISENPSLKGALLSDYACFDIMRDWRRGVEAVQCLDLISGKWEYFGVDYSAASVDSRPAFFTMSGPAISAYGKYFHFVRGGVLVGNPLSGEGMSFLRLFDFGLSGYGPLRTSAVPFGGGVLVAFNAFTHGVLYPRNEEEREMARAMNTIVGPSVLVYITPPSVRIVGAFGARVTSIENAGGVIYLGSSTTANYGALDAGPLDAGWKEVLAIRAEALLGNPPPVYFTVSGSQVLDMAWGGVPLYGYRAPKLLLSSGKDNTLRVFTYDFSLPPSGAEEDTISISKGRSTIDLSAYKGIVAFQLSEEDQAFKAKIVLE, encoded by the coding sequence GTGAAAAACGTACACACGTTCCCGCCCCGCTACGGACCCGAATGGGGCAGTGGAGGGGTCTTCGGCCTCAAGTACTACAAGGGAGTCCTGTACTTCACGGTGGCTTTCGAGGCTGAAGCCCACTTCATTAGAGACAATTGCGAGAAGGTCTACAGGTTCGAGCAGGTGGGTAGCCTGCCGACGAGCGGCGGTGACACGTACAACGCCGTTGATGTGGCTGACGACTCGATCTACTTCGGCGGTTGGGTTCACGCGCCAGCTAGGTATGCCGGGAGAGTCGGCAGGGGTGGGCTCATATACTTCTACGACAAGTTCAGCCACGTCCACGAGTACAGCGTGAGCGAGGGCCGCGTAAGGCTCCTGTGGAAGGAGGGCATTGGGCACGAGTCGGAGTGGGCTGGCGAGGTATCCAACATCATATTCGACCCCGTGAACGACAGGCTTCTCCTCTCCCGTGCCGACGGGCACAGGAACCTCGGCGTCTACGCTCTGCCTAGAAGAGGCGGTAGGGCGGAGAAGATAAGCGAGAACCCTTCCCTCAAGGGGGCTCTCCTATCCGACTACGCGTGCTTCGACATCATGCGTGACTGGAGAAGAGGGGTCGAGGCTGTCCAGTGCCTGGACCTGATCAGTGGGAAGTGGGAGTACTTCGGCGTAGACTACTCCGCCGCGAGCGTCGACTCGCGGCCCGCCTTTTTCACGATGAGTGGGCCAGCTATATCGGCCTACGGGAAATACTTCCACTTCGTGAGAGGGGGTGTACTCGTAGGCAACCCGCTCAGCGGTGAGGGCATGTCGTTTCTGCGCCTGTTCGACTTCGGCCTCTCGGGCTACGGGCCTCTACGCACCTCAGCTGTGCCGTTCGGGGGCGGCGTACTAGTGGCTTTCAACGCGTTCACGCACGGCGTCCTTTACCCGAGAAATGAGGAGGAGAGGGAGATGGCGCGCGCCATGAACACTATAGTCGGCCCAAGCGTCCTCGTCTACATCACCCCTCCATCTGTGCGGATCGTCGGGGCTTTCGGTGCGCGAGTCACCTCCATTGAAAACGCGGGGGGTGTAATATACCTTGGATCCTCCACAACCGCCAACTACGGTGCGCTCGACGCGGGGCCCCTGGACGCGGGCTGGAAGGAGGTGCTGGCGATCAGAGCTGAGGCGCTTCTCGGCAACCCTCCTCCCGTTTACTTCACCGTTTCCGGCTCCCAGGTTCTCGACATGGCTTGGGGAGGGGTCCCGCTGTACGGCTACAGGGCCCCGAAGCTGCTGCTTAGCAGCGGCAAGGACAACACCCTCAGGGTGTTCACCTACGACTTCAGCCTCCCGCCGAGCGGGGCCGAAGAGGACACAATCAGCATCAGCAAGGGGAGGAGTACGATCGACTTGAGCGCGTACAAGGGAATCGTCGCCTTCCAGCTGTCGGAGGAGGACCAGGCCTTCAAGGCGAAGATTGTTTTGGAGTAG
- a CDS encoding phosphoribosyltransferase family protein — protein MQTRRIDEAVAQVVCQKALRALRSYVQPRQILDTLYASGIEISPVDLSRYFSGVVLPSPEKAYTILEVIYRSGLVAQAFRKAVEVDSQGVVNVPLIAYNTQLLELAAAVAFTLFRGRVDTVVTAATNGIPLATLTASFLGAKLAAARRERESPTLRYLEAGLFLRDPPSYVHLYLPADLLRSGDRVLIADDLFRSGRTLKALVSIVEKANAHVVGGLAMVALGTAWREAAPSDSHFTAILQL, from the coding sequence ATGCAGACGCGCCGCATCGATGAAGCCGTCGCGCAGGTTGTGTGCCAGAAGGCGCTCCGCGCCCTGCGCTCTTACGTTCAGCCGCGCCAAATACTCGATACTCTCTACGCCTCGGGGATTGAGATCTCACCCGTCGACCTTAGCCGCTACTTCAGCGGCGTAGTCCTCCCCTCGCCCGAGAAAGCCTACACCATCCTCGAGGTAATCTACCGCAGCGGACTCGTCGCACAGGCTTTCAGAAAGGCGGTGGAGGTCGACTCCCAGGGCGTCGTGAACGTCCCGCTAATAGCTTACAACACCCAGCTCCTGGAGCTCGCGGCGGCGGTTGCCTTCACGCTTTTCAGGGGCAGGGTGGATACCGTGGTAACAGCGGCAACTAACGGTATACCCCTAGCTACTCTGACGGCCTCCTTCCTAGGCGCTAAGCTGGCGGCCGCGAGGAGGGAGCGTGAGAGCCCGACGCTCAGGTACCTCGAGGCGGGCCTGTTCCTGAGGGATCCTCCCTCCTACGTCCACCTCTACCTCCCCGCCGACTTGCTGAGAAGCGGGGACAGGGTTCTAATAGCCGATGACCTGTTTCGGAGTGGTAGAACACTGAAGGCGCTAGTAAGCATCGTCGAGAAGGCTAACGCGCACGTAGTGGGTGGTTTGGCAATGGTCGCGCTCGGAACCGCGTGGAGGGAGGCTGCGCCGAGCGACTCCCACTTCACAGCAATCCTGCAGCTTTAA